Proteins found in one Papio anubis isolate 15944 chromosome 13, Panubis1.0, whole genome shotgun sequence genomic segment:
- the TOR2A gene encoding prosalusin isoform X1 produces the protein MAAVTRSCRPWGSLLGLFGLVSAAAAAWDLTSLRCNLGAFCECDFRPDLPGLECDLAQHLAGQHLAKALVVKALKAFVRDPAPTKPLVLSLHGWTGTGKSYVSSLLAHYLFQGGLRSPRVHHFSPVIHFPHPSHIERYKKDLKSWVQGNLTACGRSLFLFDEMDKMPPGLMEVLRPFLGSSWVVYGTNYRKAIFIFISNTGGEQINQVALEAWRSRRDREEILLQELEPVISRAVLDNPHHGFSHSGIMEERLLDAVVPFLPLQRHHVRHCVLNELAQLGLEPRDEVVQAVLDSTTFFPEDEQLFSSNGCKTVASRISFFL, from the exons ATGGCGGCTGTGACGCGCAGCTGCCGGCCCTGGGGCTCGCTCCTCGGGCTGTTCGGGCTGGTCTCGGCCGCGGCCGCCGCCTGGGACCTGACTTCCCTGCGCTGCAACTTGGGCGCCTTTTGCGAATGCGACTTCCGGCCCGACTTGCCGG GTCTGGAGTGTGACCTGGCTCAGCACCTGGCCGGCCAGCATCTAGCCAAGGCGCTGGTGGTGAAGGCGCTGAAGGCCTTTGTGCGCGACCCTGCCCCCACCAAGCCGCTGGTCCTCTCCCTGCACGGCTGGACCGGCACCGGCAAATCCTATGTCAGCTCCCTGCTGGCGCACTACCTCTTCCAGGGCGGCCTCCGCAGCCCCCGCGTGCACCACTTTTCTCCCGTCatccacttcccccaccccagccacatCGAGCGCTACAAG AAGGATCTTAAGAGCTGGGTCCAAGGGAACCTCACTGCCTGTGGCCGCTCCCTCTTCCTCTTCGATGAGATGGACAAGATGCCCCCAGGCCTGATGGAAGTCCTGCGGCCTTTCCTGGGCTCCTCCTGGGTTGTATATGGGACCAACTATCGCAAAgccatcttcatcttcatcag CAACACGGGTGGCGAGCAGATCAACCAGGTGGCACTGGAGGCGTGGCGCAGCCGCCGGGACCGCGAGGAGATCCTCCTGCAGGAGCTGGAGCCAGTCATCTCCCGCGCCGTGCTGGATAACCCACACC ATGGCTTCTCACACTCGGGCATCATGGAAGAGCGCCTCCTAGACGCAGTGGTGCCCTTCCTCCCACTGCAGCGGCACCACGTCCGGCACTGCGTGCTCAACGAGCTGGCCCAGCTGGGCCTGGAGCCGAGGGATGAGGTTGTCCAGGCTGTGCTGGACAGCACCACCTTCTTCCCTGAGGACGAGCAGCTCTTCTCCTCCAATGGCTGCAAGACCGTGGCCTCCCGAATCTCCTTCTTTCTCTGA
- the TOR2A gene encoding prosalusin isoform X2: MDKMPPGLMEVLRPFLGSSWVVYGTNYRKAIFIFISNTGGEQINQVALEAWRSRRDREEILLQELEPVISRAVLDNPHHGFSHSGIMEERLLDAVVPFLPLQRHHVRHCVLNELAQLGLEPRDEVVQAVLDSTTFFPEDEQLFSSNGCKTVASRISFFL, translated from the exons ATGGACAAGATGCCCCCAGGCCTGATGGAAGTCCTGCGGCCTTTCCTGGGCTCCTCCTGGGTTGTATATGGGACCAACTATCGCAAAgccatcttcatcttcatcag CAACACGGGTGGCGAGCAGATCAACCAGGTGGCACTGGAGGCGTGGCGCAGCCGCCGGGACCGCGAGGAGATCCTCCTGCAGGAGCTGGAGCCAGTCATCTCCCGCGCCGTGCTGGATAACCCACACC ATGGCTTCTCACACTCGGGCATCATGGAAGAGCGCCTCCTAGACGCAGTGGTGCCCTTCCTCCCACTGCAGCGGCACCACGTCCGGCACTGCGTGCTCAACGAGCTGGCCCAGCTGGGCCTGGAGCCGAGGGATGAGGTTGTCCAGGCTGTGCTGGACAGCACCACCTTCTTCCCTGAGGACGAGCAGCTCTTCTCCTCCAATGGCTGCAAGACCGTGGCCTCCCGAATCTCCTTCTTTCTCTGA
- the TOR2A gene encoding prosalusin isoform X3, translating to MAAVTRSCRPWGSLLGLFGLVSAAAAAWDLTSLRCNLGAFCECDFRPDLPGLECDLAQHLAGQHLAKALVVKALKAFVRDPAPTKPLVLSLHGWTGTGKSYVSSLLAHYLFQGGLRSPRVHHFSPVIHFPHPSHIERYKKDLKSWVQGNLTACGRSLFLFDEMDKMPPGLMEVLRPFLGSSWVVYGTNYRKAIFIFIRWLLTLGHHGRAPPRRSGALPPTAAAPRPALRAQRAGPAGPGAEG from the exons ATGGCGGCTGTGACGCGCAGCTGCCGGCCCTGGGGCTCGCTCCTCGGGCTGTTCGGGCTGGTCTCGGCCGCGGCCGCCGCCTGGGACCTGACTTCCCTGCGCTGCAACTTGGGCGCCTTTTGCGAATGCGACTTCCGGCCCGACTTGCCGG GTCTGGAGTGTGACCTGGCTCAGCACCTGGCCGGCCAGCATCTAGCCAAGGCGCTGGTGGTGAAGGCGCTGAAGGCCTTTGTGCGCGACCCTGCCCCCACCAAGCCGCTGGTCCTCTCCCTGCACGGCTGGACCGGCACCGGCAAATCCTATGTCAGCTCCCTGCTGGCGCACTACCTCTTCCAGGGCGGCCTCCGCAGCCCCCGCGTGCACCACTTTTCTCCCGTCatccacttcccccaccccagccacatCGAGCGCTACAAG AAGGATCTTAAGAGCTGGGTCCAAGGGAACCTCACTGCCTGTGGCCGCTCCCTCTTCCTCTTCGATGAGATGGACAAGATGCCCCCAGGCCTGATGGAAGTCCTGCGGCCTTTCCTGGGCTCCTCCTGGGTTGTATATGGGACCAACTATCGCAAAgccatcttcatcttcatcag ATGGCTTCTCACACTCGGGCATCATGGAAGAGCGCCTCCTAGACGCAGTGGTGCCCTTCCTCCCACTGCAGCGGCACCACGTCCGGCACTGCGTGCTCAACGAGCTGGCCCAGCTGGGCCTGGAGCCGAGGGATGA